The proteins below come from a single Candidatus Limnocylindria bacterium genomic window:
- a CDS encoding HD domain-containing phosphohydrolase yields the protein MSGAPAERRAGERRRNAGHRLEVILDVTRRLMSVTDLTSLLQLMAEATRELLASDRATIFIVDPDRGELWSRIALGTSEIRIPIGTGIAGTVAQTGEVINIPDAYADPRFNPEPDQQSGYQTKSLLTFPMTGQEGRVIGVFQAVNKNGGGAFTSADEDTLASLAASAAVAVENAQLVAEQKQLWQTLIETLAMTIDARDQQTAGHSQRVTRYADVIGRAMGLKGKDLEKLRAAALLHDYGKIAVRDKFLQKPGKLDEAEFAYMKAHAEKTFEFLAHLEFPRDMREVPVIASQHHERMDGKGYPRGLAADSIVLGARIVAAADVFDALTSPRYYKPAYPLDKTLEIMDGMAGDHLDPKVMAAVQLAKPHLEAAVVALKHTWPKPGDEGMGTIQEAAGISERDEAAAKASS from the coding sequence ATGAGCGGCGCGCCGGCCGAGCGCCGGGCCGGGGAGCGCCGGCGGAACGCCGGGCACCGGCTCGAGGTCATCCTGGATGTGACCCGTCGTCTTATGTCAGTGACGGATCTCACCTCGTTGCTGCAGCTGATGGCCGAGGCGACGCGCGAGCTCCTGGCGTCCGACCGAGCGACGATCTTCATCGTCGATCCCGATCGCGGCGAGCTCTGGTCGCGCATCGCGCTCGGCACGAGCGAGATCCGCATCCCGATCGGAACCGGCATCGCCGGCACCGTCGCGCAGACGGGCGAGGTCATCAACATCCCCGACGCCTACGCGGATCCCCGCTTCAATCCCGAGCCCGACCAGCAGAGCGGCTACCAGACCAAGAGTCTCCTGACGTTCCCCATGACCGGCCAGGAAGGGCGCGTGATCGGCGTGTTCCAGGCGGTGAACAAGAACGGCGGCGGCGCCTTCACCAGCGCCGACGAGGACACGCTCGCGTCGCTCGCGGCATCCGCGGCCGTCGCGGTCGAGAACGCGCAGCTCGTGGCAGAGCAGAAGCAGCTGTGGCAGACGCTCATCGAGACGCTCGCTATGACCATCGACGCGCGCGACCAGCAGACGGCCGGGCACAGCCAGCGGGTCACGCGCTACGCGGACGTCATCGGGCGCGCGATGGGCCTCAAGGGGAAGGATCTCGAGAAGCTCCGCGCGGCGGCGCTGCTCCACGACTACGGGAAGATCGCGGTCCGCGACAAGTTCCTGCAGAAGCCCGGAAAGCTCGACGAGGCCGAATTCGCCTACATGAAGGCGCACGCGGAGAAGACGTTCGAGTTCCTGGCGCACCTCGAGTTCCCGCGCGACATGCGCGAGGTGCCGGTGATCGCGTCGCAGCACCACGAGCGCATGGACGGCAAGGGCTATCCGAGAGGACTCGCGGCAGACTCGATCGTGCTCGGCGCGCGGATCGTCGCGGCGGCGGATGTCTTCGACGCGCTCACGTCGCCGCGCTACTACAAGCCCGCGTATCCGCTCGACAAGACGCTGGAGATCATGGACGGCATGGCCGGAGACCATCTCGATCCGAAGGTGATGGCCGCCGTGCAGTTGGCGAAGCCGCATCTGGAGGCCGCTGTCGTCGCCTTGAAACATACCTGGCCGAAGCCGGGTGACGAGGGAATGGGGACGATCCAGGAGGCGGCGGGCATCTCCGAGCGCGACGAGGCCGCGGCGAAAGCATCGTCATGA
- the lysX gene encoding lysine biosynthesis protein LysX, which translates to MNSPTVGVLLSRVRVEEKLLLEELESRHVPTKVIDDREVIFVLEQKPDIGVDVVLERCIQHSRALYALWVFGIWGIPTVNTFEVADICGNKLLTTMRLIRDGVPSPRTRIAFTPESALVAAEELGYPVVMKPLVGSWGRLISKVNDREAAEAILEHKDVLGTYMHSIYYVQEYVPKPGRDIRAFVVGDETIAAIYRYSDHWITNTARGGKATKCVVTPELNDVCVRAARAVGGGVVAIDVLEGAEGLLVNEVNYTMEFRNSIDTTGVNIPAKMIDYVLAAAAR; encoded by the coding sequence GTGAATAGCCCCACCGTCGGCGTGCTCCTCTCACGCGTTCGTGTGGAGGAGAAGCTCCTCCTCGAGGAGCTCGAATCGCGGCACGTTCCGACGAAGGTCATCGACGACCGCGAGGTGATCTTCGTGCTCGAACAGAAGCCGGATATCGGCGTGGACGTCGTGCTCGAGCGCTGCATCCAGCACAGCCGCGCGCTGTACGCGCTGTGGGTCTTCGGCATCTGGGGCATCCCGACGGTCAACACCTTCGAGGTCGCCGACATCTGCGGGAACAAGCTGCTCACGACGATGCGGCTCATCCGCGACGGGGTGCCGTCGCCGCGCACGCGCATCGCGTTCACGCCCGAGTCCGCGCTCGTGGCCGCCGAGGAGCTCGGCTACCCCGTGGTGATGAAGCCGCTCGTCGGCAGCTGGGGCCGCCTCATCTCGAAGGTCAACGATCGCGAGGCAGCCGAGGCGATCCTCGAGCACAAGGACGTGCTCGGGACCTACATGCACTCCATCTATTACGTGCAGGAGTACGTGCCCAAGCCGGGACGCGACATCCGCGCGTTCGTCGTCGGCGACGAGACGATCGCGGCGATCTACCGCTACTCCGACCACTGGATCACGAACACCGCGCGCGGCGGCAAGGCGACGAAATGCGTAGTGACGCCCGAGCTGAACGACGTCTGTGTGCGGGCGGCCCGCGCGGTCGGCGGCGGCGTCGTCGCCATCGACGTGCTCGAAGGCGCCGAGGGGCTTCTCGTGAACGAGGTCAACTACACGATGGAGTTCCGCAATTCGATCGACACGACCGGCGTGAACATCCCGGCGAAGATGATCGACTACGTGCTCGCCGCGGCCGCGCGGTGA
- a CDS encoding MBL fold metallo-hydrolase, with amino-acid sequence MRIRFWGTRGSIPTPGPNTVRYGGNTACVEVRDSSGALLVLDAGTGLRELGIAMMNGGSKTPFEVDLLLSHLHWDHIQGIPFFRPAFDPRNRLRIIGPKQSRSMKDLLGLGMDDPFFPVDIDDLPVQLTIDEMSDGSNERFGPFRVRSATIFHPAPALAYRIEADGRSVVYATDTEDAFTGKPNPVIPLSVDANTLIHDAQYLPSDFKPTWGHSTVDAAIDIAVKARVGRLVLYHHDPDRGDDALDRIGRDAQRAASERRPGLEVVVAREGLELTI; translated from the coding sequence ATGAGGATTCGCTTCTGGGGCACCCGCGGCTCCATCCCGACGCCCGGACCGAACACGGTGCGGTACGGCGGCAACACCGCCTGCGTCGAGGTGCGCGACTCGAGCGGCGCCCTCTTGGTCCTCGATGCCGGCACCGGTCTGCGCGAGCTTGGGATCGCGATGATGAACGGCGGCAGCAAGACCCCGTTCGAGGTCGACCTCCTGCTCTCGCATCTCCACTGGGATCACATCCAGGGCATCCCGTTCTTCCGCCCCGCGTTCGACCCGAGGAACCGCCTGCGCATCATCGGTCCTAAGCAGTCGCGCTCGATGAAGGACCTGCTTGGCCTGGGCATGGACGATCCGTTCTTCCCGGTGGACATCGACGACCTGCCGGTCCAGCTGACGATCGACGAGATGAGCGACGGTTCGAATGAACGCTTCGGACCCTTCCGCGTGCGGTCGGCGACGATCTTCCATCCCGCGCCTGCGCTCGCGTACCGGATCGAGGCCGACGGGCGCTCGGTCGTCTACGCGACGGACACCGAGGACGCGTTCACGGGCAAGCCAAACCCGGTGATCCCGCTTTCCGTCGACGCGAACACGCTGATCCATGATGCGCAGTACCTGCCAAGCGACTTCAAGCCGACCTGGGGCCACTCCACCGTCGACGCGGCGATCGACATCGCGGTGAAGGCCCGCGTCGGGCGGCTCGTGCTGTATCACCACGACCCCGACCGCGGCGACGATGCGCTCGATCGGATCGGCCGCGATGCGCAGCGCGCCGCGAGCGAGCGCCGTCCGGGGCTCGAGGTCGTCGTCGCGCGCGAGGGCCTCGAGCTCACGATCTAG
- a CDS encoding [LysW]-aminoadipate kinase, with the protein MLRAVIKAGGSSGVDRDAVATLVAEVARLDEIVLVHGASAETDRIASALGVPQETITSPSGHTSRRTDRRTLEVFAMAALGVENFLYVEKLQQRGVDAVGLSGISGRLLIAKRKDVRAVKDGKTILLRDDYTGTVEAVNLPLLTQFIGPGRVPVVAPLALSTDNEALNVDGDRVAARIAVAIDADALLILTNVPGLLRDPSDPASLVAETTLDEAEALAQGRMKKKVLAAREAIEGGVDEVVIRSASGDPQVRTVIRG; encoded by the coding sequence ATGCTCCGGGCAGTGATCAAGGCAGGTGGCTCAAGCGGCGTGGACCGCGACGCGGTCGCAACGCTCGTCGCGGAGGTCGCGCGGCTCGACGAGATCGTCCTGGTCCACGGCGCATCGGCGGAGACCGACCGCATCGCCAGCGCCCTCGGCGTGCCGCAGGAGACGATCACCTCGCCGTCGGGCCACACCAGCCGCCGCACCGATCGCCGCACGCTCGAGGTGTTCGCGATGGCCGCGCTCGGGGTCGAGAACTTCCTCTACGTCGAGAAGCTCCAGCAGCGCGGCGTCGACGCCGTTGGACTCTCTGGCATCTCTGGCCGCCTGCTCATCGCGAAGCGGAAGGACGTGCGCGCGGTGAAGGACGGGAAGACGATCCTGCTCCGCGATGACTACACGGGGACCGTCGAGGCCGTGAACCTTCCGCTCCTCACGCAGTTCATCGGACCCGGCCGCGTCCCCGTCGTCGCTCCGCTGGCGCTCTCGACCGACAACGAGGCGCTCAACGTGGACGGCGACCGCGTCGCGGCGCGCATCGCGGTCGCGATCGATGCCGACGCGCTGTTGATCCTCACCAACGTGCCTGGCTTGCTACGGGACCCGAGCGACCCGGCGTCCCTGGTCGCCGAGACCACGCTCGATGAGGCCGAGGCGCTCGCGCAGGGCCGCATGAAGAAGAAGGTGCTCGCGGCGCGTGAGGCGATCGAGGGCGGCGTCGACGAGGTCGTCATCCGGAGCGCGTCGGGCGATCCACAGGTCCGCACCGTGATCCGCGGATGA
- a CDS encoding response regulator, with protein sequence MKSRVLVADDDPSTRALIDMALQEAGYDCVLAADGQSAIDQARAIRPDLVVLDVGMPLMTGDEVHRELRRDPRTRYIPVVFVTAKRTTAEMAARLRNGADDYIAKPFDVDELVARIASALRRAAELRSLNPLSGLPGNLSIAHEIDARLADGSDQACLYVDVDHFKDFNDHHGFTRGDRLIAHLAELLSQTVGEIGDDTFTGHVGGDDFVVLVPGDRAEELAGQIVARFDATIPTLYDTEDRSRGWVESPDRRGRTRKVPFVTVSIGVVPLRPERFAGATEVARAAAEMKEVAKRRSGSGYAIDRRRDSASVASPTP encoded by the coding sequence GTGAAGAGCCGCGTTCTGGTCGCGGACGACGACCCTTCGACGCGGGCCCTGATCGACATGGCCCTCCAGGAGGCCGGGTACGACTGTGTCCTGGCCGCCGACGGCCAGTCCGCGATCGACCAGGCGCGTGCGATCCGCCCGGATCTCGTCGTGCTGGACGTCGGCATGCCGCTCATGACCGGCGACGAGGTACATCGCGAGCTACGGCGCGATCCGCGCACGCGTTACATCCCGGTGGTCTTCGTGACCGCCAAGCGTACGACGGCCGAGATGGCCGCGCGGCTGCGGAACGGCGCCGACGACTACATCGCGAAGCCCTTCGATGTCGACGAGCTCGTGGCCCGCATCGCGTCGGCCCTTCGCCGCGCGGCGGAGCTCCGCTCGCTCAATCCGCTCTCGGGCCTCCCCGGCAACCTCAGCATCGCGCACGAGATCGACGCGCGTCTCGCGGACGGCAGCGACCAGGCGTGCCTCTACGTCGACGTCGATCACTTCAAAGACTTCAACGACCACCACGGATTCACCCGTGGCGACCGGCTCATCGCCCACCTCGCCGAGCTGCTGAGCCAGACCGTCGGCGAGATCGGCGACGACACGTTCACGGGTCACGTCGGCGGTGACGACTTCGTCGTGCTGGTGCCGGGTGATCGGGCCGAGGAGCTGGCCGGCCAGATCGTCGCGCGCTTCGACGCCACCATCCCCACGCTCTACGACACCGAGGATCGCTCGCGCGGTTGGGTCGAGTCGCCCGATCGCCGCGGGCGCACGCGCAAGGTTCCGTTCGTGACGGTCTCGATCGGCGTCGTCCCGCTGCGTCCGGAGCGATTCGCCGGCGCGACCGAGGTCGCGCGCGCCGCAGCCGAGATGAAGGAGGTCGCGAAGCGCCGGTCGGGATCGGGCTACGCGATCGACCGCCGCCGCGACAGCGCTAGCGTCGCTTCGCCCACGCCGTGA
- a CDS encoding GAF domain-containing protein, which yields MLDDKVALILVKLGHLSVQRDREAYLRGLVELCSQAVDAERCTFYVVDQQKKEIWARVAQRTTTEIRMPLGQGLAGQSALSGETINVPDAYGDSRFDRKVDMRTGFRTLNVLVVPVWGSKGKPVAVIQVLNKRTGTFERRDQMLLEQIAETIAPVAERITSAE from the coding sequence ATGCTGGACGACAAGGTCGCGCTCATCCTCGTGAAGCTTGGACACCTGTCCGTGCAGCGGGACCGCGAGGCGTACCTGCGCGGCCTCGTCGAGCTGTGCTCGCAGGCGGTCGATGCCGAGCGCTGCACCTTCTACGTCGTCGACCAGCAGAAGAAGGAGATCTGGGCGCGGGTCGCGCAGCGCACCACGACGGAGATCCGCATGCCGCTCGGTCAGGGCCTCGCCGGGCAATCCGCTCTCAGCGGCGAGACGATCAACGTGCCCGACGCATACGGCGATTCGCGCTTCGACCGCAAGGTCGACATGCGCACGGGATTCCGCACGCTCAATGTGCTCGTCGTCCCGGTGTGGGGGAGCAAGGGAAAGCCCGTCGCCGTCATTCAGGTCCTCAACAAGCGGACCGGGACCTTCGAGCGTCGCGATCAGATGCTCCTCGAGCAGATCGCCGAGACGATCGCGCCGGTAGCCGAGCGGATCACCTCGGCGGAATGA
- a CDS encoding DinB family protein produces MAVTALAPDGDEASRVLTLAQVEFGRLRGLLAALDDDLLDRAPAEGEWSVRETMVHAISVERSYRANTQHALVRRDDEPLRLPAERRPTPDPADTAGGVVDILAAFATRRAETDAALAGLEAAQLVRPSQWGPYEVMHQIDVRFRLHRFASHIVEHTVQCEKTMESLGVTLNDARAVVRAIGAMRGAHERRSPRATLDALDAALIARADAVGV; encoded by the coding sequence ATGGCGGTCACGGCGCTCGCACCGGACGGCGACGAGGCGTCGCGCGTCCTGACGCTCGCGCAGGTCGAGTTCGGCCGCCTTCGTGGTCTGCTCGCCGCGCTCGACGACGACCTCCTCGACCGCGCACCAGCCGAAGGCGAGTGGAGCGTGCGCGAGACCATGGTCCACGCCATCAGCGTCGAGCGCTCCTATCGCGCGAACACGCAGCACGCACTGGTGCGTCGTGACGACGAGCCGCTCAGGCTGCCCGCCGAACGACGCCCGACGCCCGACCCGGCGGACACGGCCGGGGGCGTCGTCGACATCCTCGCCGCGTTCGCGACCCGACGCGCCGAGACCGACGCGGCGCTCGCCGGTCTCGAAGCGGCACAGCTCGTCCGGCCGTCGCAGTGGGGTCCGTACGAGGTGATGCATCAGATCGACGTTCGCTTCCGGCTGCATCGCTTCGCGTCGCACATCGTCGAGCACACCGTGCAGTGCGAGAAGACGATGGAGTCTCTCGGCGTCACGCTGAACGACGCGCGGGCGGTCGTCCGCGCCATCGGCGCGATGCGCGGCGCGCACGAGCGCCGCTCGCCGCGCGCGACGCTCGACGCGCTCGACGCGGCGCTCATCGCACGGGCCGACGCCGTCGGGGTCTAG
- a CDS encoding adenylate/guanylate cyclase domain-containing protein, translating into MFSKRQRRQRAVVAGLAALAVLFGAFALLTEAFDTTLQTAVYDKAIEISPAQVKNQMTIVAVDDLTIAKYDVYPLPRRAYADLIRALRAQNPTVIAMDVSFYDRSPSPEDDALLASAIKDAGNVILAMQGAGDGVLTDHSTKFALVQLPIAQLSAAAAGLGSVNVTADPDGHVRDAQMRIEGPDGKTYYALPLVAAARQVRADLSKAKLSGDRLVVPAPLGERVLPLNERGGMAVYYAAKPATSTSEQQSLGFCKTSGEFCVVSMKDVIAGAVPRELILGRTVFVGFHSVSAVPDDYPVPNSVGRKMFGVEIWANTAQSIFTNRYPVLKQGFFTTLAQLLILTLVGMLLVVRWRLWGFLTALGVLLAYIAGAYVLFTLQTQGDIGNGPVEVPSMGYVIPAAFWWVIALGYLLFEEQLALSRTQNTFGRFVTPAVARTIMDREETGQLALGGEDRRVTVLFGDIRGFTAISEGMTPGILLGHLNRYFDGMVNIVNRYEGTVNKYNGDNIMVIWGAPIEVADEARKAVECALEMQKWIQAERAKGGPDVSFGFGINTGHVVAGFLGAMGRMEYTVIGDTANVASRLTSADIARRDQVACSAETLSELGSDVDYVDLGAILVKGRAEPVACYQIDRIGALANPNAAPAPQIRVGAAAVAGFH; encoded by the coding sequence GTGTTTTCGAAGCGCCAGAGGCGTCAGCGCGCCGTCGTCGCCGGGCTTGCGGCGCTCGCGGTGCTGTTCGGCGCTTTCGCGCTCCTGACGGAGGCCTTCGACACCACGCTCCAGACCGCCGTCTACGACAAGGCGATCGAGATCTCGCCCGCCCAGGTGAAGAACCAGATGACGATCGTCGCGGTCGACGACCTCACCATCGCGAAGTACGACGTCTACCCGCTGCCACGTCGTGCGTACGCCGATCTCATCCGTGCCCTTCGAGCGCAGAACCCGACGGTGATCGCGATGGACGTCAGCTTCTACGACCGCTCGCCGAGCCCCGAGGACGACGCGCTTCTCGCGTCGGCGATCAAGGACGCCGGCAACGTGATCCTCGCGATGCAGGGCGCAGGCGATGGCGTCCTCACCGATCACTCGACGAAGTTCGCGCTCGTGCAGCTCCCGATCGCGCAGCTGAGCGCGGCGGCAGCCGGGCTCGGCTCGGTGAACGTCACAGCCGATCCTGACGGACACGTTCGCGACGCGCAGATGCGCATCGAGGGGCCTGACGGAAAGACGTACTACGCCCTGCCGCTCGTCGCCGCGGCTCGCCAGGTGCGCGCGGACCTCAGCAAGGCAAAGCTCTCCGGTGACCGGCTCGTCGTGCCCGCTCCGCTCGGCGAACGGGTGCTTCCGCTCAACGAGCGCGGCGGGATGGCCGTGTACTACGCCGCGAAGCCCGCGACGTCCACCAGCGAGCAGCAGTCGCTGGGCTTCTGCAAGACGTCGGGCGAGTTCTGCGTCGTGTCGATGAAGGACGTCATCGCGGGCGCGGTCCCGCGCGAGCTGATCCTCGGCCGCACGGTGTTCGTGGGCTTCCACTCCGTGTCGGCTGTGCCGGACGACTATCCGGTCCCGAACAGCGTCGGGCGCAAGATGTTCGGCGTCGAGATCTGGGCGAACACAGCGCAGTCGATCTTCACCAACCGGTATCCCGTACTGAAGCAGGGCTTCTTCACGACGCTCGCGCAGCTCCTCATCCTGACCCTGGTCGGCATGCTCCTCGTGGTGCGCTGGCGCCTGTGGGGCTTCCTTACGGCGCTGGGCGTGCTCCTCGCGTACATCGCCGGCGCCTACGTGCTGTTCACGCTCCAGACGCAGGGCGACATCGGCAACGGGCCGGTCGAAGTCCCGTCGATGGGCTACGTCATCCCGGCCGCGTTCTGGTGGGTCATCGCCCTGGGTTACCTGCTCTTTGAGGAGCAACTCGCCCTGTCGCGAACGCAGAACACATTCGGGCGGTTCGTCACGCCAGCGGTCGCGCGAACGATCATGGACCGCGAAGAGACCGGCCAGCTCGCCCTGGGTGGGGAGGATCGGCGCGTGACGGTGCTCTTCGGCGACATCCGCGGCTTCACTGCGATCTCGGAGGGAATGACCCCGGGGATCCTTCTGGGCCACCTCAACCGCTACTTCGACGGTATGGTGAACATCGTGAACCGCTATGAGGGGACCGTGAACAAGTACAACGGTGACAACATCATGGTCATCTGGGGCGCCCCGATCGAGGTCGCCGACGAGGCGCGCAAGGCGGTCGAGTGCGCGCTCGAGATGCAGAAGTGGATCCAAGCGGAGCGTGCGAAGGGCGGGCCTGACGTGTCATTCGGCTTCGGCATCAACACCGGGCACGTCGTCGCAGGGTTTCTCGGCGCGATGGGCCGAATGGAGTACACGGTCATCGGCGACACCGCGAACGTCGCATCGCGCCTCACCTCGGCGGACATCGCCCGCCGCGATCAGGTCGCATGCAGCGCCGAGACGCTCAGCGAGCTCGGGAGCGATGTCGATTACGTCGACCTCGGCGCGATCCTGGTGAAAGGTCGCGCGGAGCCGGTCGCGTGCTACCAGATCGACCGCATCGGTGCGCTCGCGAACCCCAACGCTGCACCTGCGCCGCAGATCAGGGTCGGCGCCGCGGCCGTGGCCGGATTCCATTGA
- a CDS encoding [LysW]-lysine hydrolase, which produces MVRGLVAIPSTSRREGEAVAWLVARMAERGFRATVDDAGNAVGEIGDGPVHVVLLGHIDTVPGAIDVRIEAGELVGRGAVDAKGPLAAFVAAATKRVTGLRVTVVGAVEEESPTSAGARYRATLASPDWCVIGEPSGWDAVTIAYKGRLALRVSLSRPARHGAAPGMTCSEEALALWSTVRAAADRRTRGTDGFARLDCRLEGMSGGPDDGLVERAELRVGYRVPPGITTAELEHEIRALATEHVGEASVEIERIGAEEPARTARTTPLARAFVGAIADAGGKVTFKVKSGTSDMNVLAPAWGCPMVAYGPGDSRYDHTPMERLNLSDYERSIRVLESVLARAGHPII; this is translated from the coding sequence CTGGTCCGCGGGCTCGTCGCGATCCCGAGTACCAGCCGGCGCGAAGGAGAAGCGGTCGCGTGGCTCGTCGCGCGAATGGCCGAGCGTGGCTTCCGCGCGACGGTCGACGACGCCGGCAACGCGGTCGGCGAGATCGGTGACGGACCAGTGCACGTCGTGCTGCTCGGCCACATCGACACGGTCCCCGGAGCGATCGACGTGCGCATCGAGGCGGGGGAGCTCGTCGGGCGTGGCGCGGTAGACGCGAAGGGTCCGCTCGCGGCGTTCGTCGCGGCGGCGACGAAGCGCGTCACCGGCCTGCGCGTCACGGTCGTCGGCGCGGTCGAAGAGGAATCGCCCACGAGCGCGGGCGCGCGATATCGCGCCACGCTCGCGTCGCCCGACTGGTGCGTCATCGGCGAGCCGTCGGGTTGGGACGCCGTGACGATCGCGTACAAGGGACGACTCGCGCTGCGCGTCTCGCTGTCACGCCCGGCACGGCACGGTGCCGCCCCGGGCATGACGTGCAGTGAGGAAGCGCTCGCGCTGTGGTCGACCGTGCGTGCCGCTGCGGATCGGCGCACGCGAGGGACCGATGGATTCGCGAGGCTCGACTGCCGGCTCGAGGGAATGAGCGGCGGACCCGACGACGGCCTCGTCGAGCGGGCGGAGCTGCGCGTCGGCTATCGCGTCCCGCCCGGGATCACGACCGCGGAGCTCGAACATGAGATCCGCGCTCTCGCGACGGAGCACGTGGGAGAAGCGAGCGTTGAGATCGAGCGGATCGGGGCCGAGGAGCCGGCGCGGACCGCGCGCACGACACCACTCGCACGCGCCTTCGTCGGCGCGATCGCCGACGCGGGCGGCAAGGTGACCTTCAAGGTGAAGAGCGGAACGAGCGACATGAACGTTCTCGCACCGGCGTGGGGCTGCCCGATGGTGGCATACGGTCCGGGCGACTCCCGCTACGACCACACGCCGATGGAACGTCTGAATCTGTCCGATTACGAACGGTCCATCCGTGTCCTGGAAAGCGTGCTCGCACGCGCCGGCCACCCCATAATCTGA
- a CDS encoding lysine biosynthesis protein LysW — MAKCPECDGEVTVGGDAVKGEIVSCPDCGAELEVTETKPLALALAPEAEEDWGE; from the coding sequence GTGGCCAAGTGTCCCGAGTGCGACGGCGAGGTGACCGTCGGCGGCGATGCCGTGAAGGGCGAGATCGTTTCGTGCCCCGACTGCGGCGCGGAGCTCGAGGTGACCGAGACAAAGCCACTCGCGCTCGCGCTCGCTCCGGAGGCCGAAGAAGACTGGGGTGAATAG
- a CDS encoding sporulation protein, whose product MNALDTVNQVRDAITVRRVYGEPYQEDGVTIIPAAHVMGGGGGGGDTIGNGGSGFGLSARPVGAWVIKDGDATWRPALDLNRAIMMGQLVAIVMFLSLRSIVTAWAKRR is encoded by the coding sequence ATGAACGCCCTCGACACGGTCAACCAGGTGCGCGACGCGATCACGGTGCGTCGTGTGTACGGCGAGCCCTATCAAGAAGACGGCGTCACGATCATCCCGGCCGCGCATGTCATGGGTGGCGGAGGCGGCGGAGGGGACACCATCGGCAACGGCGGCAGCGGCTTCGGGCTGTCGGCTCGTCCGGTCGGCGCGTGGGTCATCAAGGACGGCGATGCGACATGGCGTCCAGCGCTCGACCTCAACCGCGCGATCATGATGGGTCAGCTCGTCGCGATCGTGATGTTCCTCTCGCTGCGGTCGATCGTCACGGCGTGGGCGAAGCGACGCTAG
- the argC gene encoding N-acetyl-gamma-glutamyl-phosphate reductase, translated as MKAGIVGAGGYAGGELLRLLLGHPEISEVVAGSESLAGKPVTAAHPNLRKRTDLQFVRYEDVSACDVLFLSLPNGTHRADEFEGRADLIIDLSSDHRLSDPADYQRWYGEPHPHPNAIGRWVYGIPELHRDRIRGAKRVTGAGCNATAAILALLPLFAADVVDRTRPVVVECKVGSSEGGREPSEDSHHPERVGVVRSFRPVGHRHTAEIEQELTLGGDRPRVDLSVTAVELVRGVLATAHVYVKTALEDKDLWKIYRQRYGAEPFVRIVKERAGIFRYPEPKLLAGTNFADVGFAADPRGERVVAICAIDNLVKGAAGNGVQAMNVARGFDEQAGLGFSGLHP; from the coding sequence GTGAAGGCCGGCATCGTCGGCGCCGGCGGCTACGCCGGTGGTGAGCTCCTGCGCCTTCTCCTCGGCCACCCGGAGATCAGTGAGGTCGTCGCCGGCAGCGAGTCGCTCGCGGGCAAGCCGGTCACGGCCGCGCACCCGAATCTCCGAAAGCGCACCGACCTGCAGTTCGTGAGATACGAGGACGTGTCGGCCTGCGATGTGCTCTTCCTCAGCCTGCCGAACGGCACGCACCGCGCCGATGAATTCGAGGGGCGCGCCGATCTGATCATCGATCTGTCGAGCGACCACCGGCTGAGCGATCCCGCCGACTACCAGCGCTGGTACGGCGAGCCGCATCCGCATCCGAACGCGATCGGCCGCTGGGTCTACGGGATCCCCGAGCTGCATCGCGATCGCATCAGAGGTGCGAAGCGCGTGACCGGGGCGGGCTGCAACGCGACCGCCGCGATCCTGGCACTGCTACCGCTATTCGCCGCCGACGTCGTCGATCGCACGCGTCCGGTGGTCGTGGAATGCAAGGTCGGCTCGAGCGAGGGCGGCCGCGAGCCGTCCGAGGACTCGCACCATCCGGAGCGCGTCGGCGTCGTGCGGTCGTTCCGGCCGGTGGGGCACCGGCACACCGCGGAGATCGAGCAAGAGCTGACGCTCGGCGGCGATCGGCCGCGTGTCGATCTCTCGGTGACGGCGGTCGAGCTCGTGCGCGGCGTGCTCGCCACCGCGCACGTCTACGTGAAGACCGCGCTCGAGGACAAGGACCTGTGGAAGATCTACCGGCAGCGCTACGGCGCGGAGCCGTTCGTTCGCATCGTCAAGGAGCGCGCCGGCATCTTCCGTTACCCCGAACCGAAGCTCCTCGCCGGGACGAACTTCGCCGACGTCGGATTCGCTGCGGATCCGCGCGGCGAGCGGGTCGTCGCGATCTGCGCGATCGACAACCTCGTGAAGGGCGCGGCAGGGAACGGCGTGCAGGCGATGAACGTCGCCCGCGGGTTCGACGAACAGGCGGGTCTGGGCTTCTCCGGCCTACATCCCTAG